aaacacacgtctcTGGACGCGAGCTCCACCAACAGGAGCGCTCACAGAACcttcctgcagctttaaagcCCGTTACACGTCTGCacatctggtttcgtctccACAGCTGGTGTCGTGATCAAATGAGGGACGGAGCCTCGTCAGGAAACTGTCCGAGAGACAGaacgaggagaggaggaaatgagtgaTGATGAGGAGAGCGTCCTCCTGAGTCAGCAGACGAAACGTAGCGAGAGGCCGGAGAACCGAGAGCCAGACGCAGAACCCGCGGCCGCGGCTGCAAAGGCAGGAAACGCGAACCTGGTCACaactgttcaacacacacactgcacgcactcatcaccaggAACGAGAGgcggaaaaacaaacaggcctgtgtgttttttactcCCTCCGACGCCAACGTGAACTAAACGAGCGAAGACGTCAACTGAGGCCTCATGAAATATTTACGCTGCTTTTCGCCGATGACGAGCAGATAAGTGATAATGAAAaccagtgtttgtgctgcaggcctcAGGGAAGCGGCAGCTTGAGTGATGCATCAGAACGCAGCCGGAACCAAGCGGTTCTGGTCCGACTGTGGTGAACATCAGCCACTTGGACCAAATCACATACGTTCAAGCTGGGATTTGCTGCATGGACATTCAGTGGTGACTCTGAAGTCTGATTTTCAACAGAAAATATGCAGCACTGACATTTTAGCCTCTTGTAAAAGTGTCAACTACTACTAAACGTCACTAGCACAAAGGTAAGCGTGGAGCTTCCGGGTCCCTGGACTCTGACCTGGAGGCATTTCCagggctccagctgcaggatctgtgctgcagcaaagcagcctGCTTTTGTGTCACAGGACAAGCGTttccatttcacacacactgcgtctGAACACTCAGTTTAACAGCGTGCGGCTGAACCTGAGCCAGCAGTCTTCCAACTTTTCATCTTGTTGAACTCTCAGGTCTTTCAGGAAATGTAAATACTATTTGCTTTATCTGACGTTTCCTGAAGGCATCACGCACACCTGTGTGACTGTCACCTGACGGAGCGACGCGCCCACTGCGCGAATGACCCTCGTCGGCTCACGTAGCCGTCACTTTGAAGGCCACCGTCTGTGTTGTTACGCAGCGTTCTGATCCAGTGCTGCTGGATGACGTCACATAAGCACAGCCAACGCCAAGGCGAATCGAACCTCGGTCAGAACGTAAGTCTTTTAAACGCCTCGTGCGTTGCCGCCTCCCCCCCCTCACCTCTTGTGTGGCGCTCGGCTCCGGGAACAggtcctccccgtcctccagctcctggaagTCCGTCTGCAGCGGTGGAGGGTTGGCTGCGTCCGCCATGTCCGCGTCGGTCCTGACGGCAGCTAAAggcaacgcagacacacacagcgagaACAGAGCGGAGAGGCGGAGGATCAGCGGCGGAGCGGCCAGTCAGGAGGTTCACCCAGCTCTGTCATGTGACCCAtagaggagaagaaaggcggGAGGCGTCACTCCGCCGCGGTTTCCTGCGCGTCTGCTATAGACCGAAGCTGTTTAGACCACTACTAAACGAAACATTTACGGACGTCAGGATGTCGATTTATTGAGTCCAAATCATGACGAAGgcagaaaataagaaaaaactTGTATCTCGAAAGTCATAAATCTCAAACTTGATTTATGCTTTTTGTTTAcgatttttttctacttttcatTCTAGCGATTAAAATGGAAACGTAAATACAAATACACTATTCAaattgtataaatatataaattattgtAGTATGATATAATGTGAGGTAAATGATAACATAATGTTTGTTCAGTTGCTATTTCTCGTTTGTTTTTGAAAATTAAATCATTATGAACCTCTCTTTTTAAAGAGAACTCTGATGTCTGTTAAATATTtcttaaattaatattattgaaACGTGTCAAGAACGACTGTCTTAATTAGTGTGAAGAATTAAGTACTTTtgtaaacaatatattttttaGTAGATTGCAGATTTATCAgcgcttttgttttttctattaaTTTGCCCTCGTCGGTTTTAAGTCAACTCTTATGTGTCTATCTTTTTTATAGACGTAGACGATCTTTGGATATTTCCTAGGAACTTTGGTGATGATGGAGCCGTGGCTGCTAAAAGATTTCTGTCGGATCATATTCAGCGACGCGCACGTCGTTTCCgtgtagctagctagctagcatcTTTTGGCTGTAAACAGAAGTTTAACAACAGCCAATAAGGTGTTGCTTTTGTATTTTACTGGACCAGATTGAGTTCGGGCCGTCGTAGCGGACGAACCTTCGAGTGACAGGCCAGAGGTTGGATTTCATCATGGATGTAAGCGGAGCAACATTTAGCCCGCCTCCAGGAGAAGAGTATCGACAGCGGGCTGTGTGCGGCCCGGAGGAGCAGAATGTGCAGCCGGAGCTGGCGCACATGACGCTGCAAGGTAAAACGAGCTCAACGAGGCGGAAAAAGCAGCTGATTTATCACAAGCCGATCACACAAAACGGACATTATGATGAAAATATGTTAGCATAAAATACGCAACCCCCCAAAATATACGGGAATAtaggaaaaaattaaaatgctaaaaaaagttttattaataaaacttgGTAGCTTTATTTTCAAGATGTAACACGAGGTTACACACAACTCTTATTAATTGTAAGTATGAACAAGTAAACGACTAAGGTGTCTATAAATATGAATTACACTAGCAGAGGCTGTCTAGTTAAACTGCTCATTGATAATATAATTAATCACATGTACATAATATCTTTTCACCTTGGCACTTAGATGCAGATGCAGGCAATGTGGCCGTTCAGCAAGAGACATGTTATGAGAACAGAGGCCCCTGGGCTCAGACAGGTGAGTTTGTGTCTCAGTTCACTCTACTTACTTATCCAGGTCCTCATGACGTGTCGGTCCACTCATCTGGTGCCGAGTGGGCCGGTTCACCTGGTCCATGTCTACCAGAACATACccttaaaagaaagaaatactgATTAATGAAAACAGTGTCCAAACaataaaatgtctaaaaacTGCATCTCACGTTATCTTAGTTTGCCAGGCACCCAGCAGAGTCTCGGAGCCCCGCAACATCTTTCCTGATTTAGAAGCTCCTGGTCCTTAGTTTCCTGGTTTCGTTTCCCCATGTTGAAACCCATCCCTCCTTGTTTCCCGTCCCCAGACCTTGTGCCAAAGGATCAGGCTGTGCAGACGGATGGCACAACAGAGGATCTGGGCATCAACACAGACGCAGACTGGGAGAACCAGGTGGAGGCTATGAACGagtacagctccaaactaatgCAGCAGTACGAAAGTCTGATGAAGAAGCACggccaggaggaggtggcgcatGAGAAGCACATacaacagctgcagaggaagaaggaggaggccaTCCGCCAGCACCAGGtggcactgacacacacacacacacacacacacacacacacacacacacacacacacacacacacagagtccagTGAGTTAATGAGGTGCAGCAATGCTGAACTGTTGCTATGTTTTCAGGCTCTTCTGGTAAAACTTGAGTCTGTGCGAGTTAAACTACAGCTGAACAACTCAAAGGCCACAAGGAAGAACTTCCTAgccaaaaaccaggaaatgacagcagaaaagaacaaagctgaagaggagaggaacagGTAACAACCAATGAAGGCGAGACGGTGGGCGGTCTCTGTCTGTACTGTCATCATGGGTTAAACACCTCCCACTGCTCTCGTCCTCGGTTCAGGTTGGCGAAAGAGCTGGAAGAGAGTGAGACGAAGCTGACGGCGCTCACGGGCGAGCAGCGTGAGGAAGCTGAGGTGGCggggggagctggaggagctggggcGAGAGATGGAGCAAGtgagggaggaggcgcaggaggccGAGCTGACGGCCCTGCAGGACGAGATCGCGGCCGTGGAAACGCAGAGAGACGTGGCCATGACCCGCATCGAGACCTGGCTGAGAGAGGTCTGGACTCGGAGCGGTTCTGTCCAGACGTGAGGCTCTGAGGGTGGAGCTGACAGTCGATGTTCCTCCTCAGGTGCAGCAGTACCTGAACGCTCTCCGGGCAGAGTTCCCACAGCAGTACCCGCAGGAGAGACGTGAGTGGGAGAAGAAGGAAGGTCTGGTCAGGAGCAGTCGGGTGGAGCTTCAGGGCCGCTTCCaggaggttctgctgcagctccagcagggtGAAGAGTTAGAGGCTCTGCCCCGGATCAACACGCCGTCTCTGCCACAGGTTCCCATGGTAAGACTAGCCGCTGCTCACACTCCTACATAATTACCGACCTGTCAGACTTTAAAGAGCGACAAACCTGGATGGTTGCAGTCTGCAGCCCAAACACTAGAGGTCGCTAAACGGCACACTCACATCTACACCGGTACAGTTGAATTACAGCTCCTGTGATTAAAACACTCAGCCTGAGgtttgcatttaaatatttcaatacTAATAGCAGCAAATCTAGAACACTGTCCCTCAGTGTAAAGATGCTGGTTGAATAGCTGGAACTGGAACCAAAGTCTGCTTTTGTCCCACAGGCTGATGTGAGGTTCAAACAGGTGATGCAGGCTCATtctgcaccttctcctcctcctcccaaccCTGTGCACCGACCTCTCCCTCCCCACAGACACCCACACTATGTCCCCCAGCCCCAGGAGCCCTACCACCGCCCTCAGTACCGTCATCACTATCCCGACCCACACCACAACCCTCCACAGGAACACTACTTCCTTCCACAACGCCCCCTCCACTGCACCAGTtccagcagcctcagctccagGCCTACGTCCGCGCTCCCGCTCCCAgcctttccccatcacctccttTTCAACCAGTCCACCCGGTTATTCCCTCCCcaccgccccctgctgctgtttctgcccccaccccctcctctgctcccgctGGCAAACTAGACAAAGTCCTGGAGAAACTCAGGATCAAGTTTCCACAGTGTGACAGGGCCCAGCTCACgtccctgctgcagcaggtcaagAGCTCCCGGGGAACGTTAGCTGGCATGACGATGGAGGAGGTCATGGAGCAGGTCGGCTTGAGGCTGGCACAGAACGAGAGGGCGGCCCCGGGGCCCATAAGCCGGCCCCCGCCCCCAGGCCCCATCCAGCGACCGCCCCCTCCTATGCACAGGGCGGCCAGGGCCCAAAAACTGTGCCTGATGTGCCAGAAACACATGGATCCAGAGAGCCGACACCCACTGAGCTGCTCCCACGTCATACACAAAGAGTGCATTCGAGTGTGGCTGCAGGCCAGCAAGAACAACTCCTGCCCCTTCTGCCCCACCAAGTGAAGAGACGCGTGAGTGGTTCACTCACAGCAGAGGCGTAGAAGAACCAGCTAACAGCATCAGTGTGCAACGTTTCACTGCTCGATCAGCTGTGAATGCTTTTTAACTCACAGTGTCAGCTTCAACTGTTGTTGAACTATGATGTTTAATGGTCATTGACTGTTTGATGATTTAAATACTTCAATTAAAAGCATCTTCAGTGTGAAACTGTTTTCTCCTTATTTGATAAATCAAATGCTTTCCTAAAAATGCTGAGAATCAGATCTGAGCACTGAAAGCGCCAGCAGCTACTTTCctttcaaagacaaacactcGCTCACATTGCGCCTCCCTGAGGACGTCCCAGTCAGCCTAAATGGGAGCCCTGGGCGGTCGATGGGCGAGGTTAAAGGAGCTGTTGCTTCCCAATAaacatcttgtgtgtgtgtgtgtgtgtgtgtgtgtgtgtgtgtgtgtgtgtgtgtgtgtgtgtgtgtgtgtgtgtgtgtgtgtgtgtgtgtgtgttgtgtgtgtgtgtgtggtgtgtgtgtgtgtgtgtgtgcttcctgttTACTGCCTCTCCCTCAGTAAAGGTTAGTCTCTCAGCCGAGCTCTCAGTGATTTTACAGGCAGCAGTGCCAATAAAAGCTGCTCGCCTCTAACCGAAGCTGCTGTAATGAATGAAGAACGCTGAggaaaataaagagaaacacgacggaggtggagagaaagtgggaggaggagagggtcaGCGACGCTCTGCTGCGTCTCCCCGGATCCGGTGACAGCGCTAATGTCAGCCTGATTTACACACCACTGGGACAAACAAGCTTCATTACCACAGCCTGTGAACGTGGCCGCTCCCAAAGTGGGTTCTGGGGACCCTCGGGGGCCGCTAGGAGGCTCCCAGGGGACCTCTCAGCAAAGCGAGGAGGTTTTATTTGACTATTATTTcattggaggaggagagagattgGGGGCGAATGAGCGATCAGAGGTTTGAGCCTGTGCCGTCGTCTGCTCACTAAACAATAACCGACACATTAAATGCTCCCCGCTCCTTCGGTGCGGTGACCCCGGGATCCGTTTAAAGGAGTTCTGCTTGTGATGTGGTGACGAGCGGGTCCCGTTTCCTCTGCTGAAGCCTCATTAGTCACCTCACTTCTCCCACATTCGTTTTCTCCTGAGGCTGAACCGTAAAGACTCTTGTCTCAGACCCACCCTGACCCTTTCCTTCTGGTTGCAGAGGTGAGACCAGGCTGATATTCAGGGGGCAGCACCAACAACACGGCCGAGTGTCACTAGAACCAGACCTGAAGGCTGTGCATGACCCAGAACCATGAAACAGCCGCACAGCTGAGACAGCGCTTCTGCTCCACGTCCTGCTAACATGAGTCAGTGCAGCTTTAGTCCAGAAGATGTGACTCACATTTCCACAGCAGCGCATCTTCCTCCAGACTCAACTTTGGAGGAattgggaggaaaaaaatcaatcatCTCCGTGAGTGTAATACTTGTGTATTTCTGACATTTTGCAGAGCATCATCAACAGTCGGCCTCGTCTCCGGGCCACAAACTGAGCGCACTGTCAATTACAGAGGCAGAAAATTAAAAGAAGACCGTTTACAGCAGGTTATTCATGATGCTCTGAGCGAGTCTGTCCTCGGGGACAAACAGTCcgagagcaaacaaacactcTAACAAGGTGCCGCCGCTGCTTTCACGCGCACAATCAACTAAATCGACTGCGTGACAGAGCGGCTAAATGCCAAAGAGCcaaacgctgcagctgctgaggctgcaagGCCGTTTGCTGCTGTGGAGGGAACTGCAACGCTGCCCCCTGTTGGCGCTGCACGGGAACTACACGCAGCACAACCAGAAGCCTCACAAAATGGAGCTGTGATGTGCTGAAGGAAAGCTTTACCACGTCTGACCCTCAATCCAGAACCATTGGGCCGTTGGTCTTTGACCCTGGAATGATTATCACAGTTTGTGACCTGGATCTATCAGGACCCCAGGGGGCAACTTGTGGTTTGGGTTCTGATGGCAGGACACCACTCGGATCACCACCACCTTCTCTTCCTGCTGTGCAAATGGAGATGCTGAGTGGCCTCATTTTGGGTCCCTGCACATCTGCTTTAGTCTGATCAGAAGCCGGGAGACGGCACCAGCCGGTTCACGGCCCGGTGTGGGTCGCCAAGCATCGGATTCGTCATTGGGACGTGATGGGGCTAGATCTCGAATACTGGGAGGTGTTCCTGATAGAACCATAGGATCCTCTGAGTTATCAAGAACTGAGTGTGGTTCTTGGTGGAGTTGATGTTTAGGCCAAAATGCAGATGCTGAATGTAAAGGAGGCCGGTGTCAGCTCGACAGCCTCGGTGGAAGACGAATGGTGTGGATCCGGACGCAGGCACGGAGGACGACATCTAATTACCTTTTTCTTAAAGGTTGTATTTATTAGTATCCATCATTACTGTCATTACATCAATTAATGCAGTTGACGGGTGAGGGCCCCCCCCCATCCTTCACAGGCAGAAgaacctcctctcctctcctggcATTAAAAGCCTGTCATCCCAGCGTGTTGCGGGGTCCCGGGCCCCAGCCCAGCGGTGTCAATTAAATTTGATTGACTGAGTAAAAGAAGCACACAAATAAGCcaaaacaacagacacaaaAATCTATACATGACTCTCCGCCCGTCTTCCCTCCACCCCAGCTGTCAAATCAAGCGCTTGTCTCGTCCATTTTCGCGGCGTGTGCCGCGAGACAAAGgctcgtgcgtgtgtgtagccccccccacacacacacacagagccgacCAATTAGCGGCTGTGGAGCCGCAGCGCGAGGCCCTGCTATCGACTCAGCGTTGTCCAATAAATGGGCCTAATTCATCAGTTTAACTTCAGCTCAACCtcctgaaagaaaaagaaaagggggcGCGTGAGAAACGGAAGCACGTCCTCGCTTCCTGTTGTTTTGCTAATTGTCATTTGAAGAGCTCATGCTTCGTATTGGGGCAATGACTGAGGCCGCTGTCGAACCGGGTCTTCAGTGCCACAAACACCATCAATCCAGGCGTTAAGCGACGGCTTTGATGCCACTGAAGGCCCGGAAACAAATACACGCTCCGTTATCTATTGTCCATTAAATTACTAGAGAGCGCAATTCACACACGACATCCATCTCAATCAGCAGCTGTCAAAGTGAGGCCCGGGGACCCGCCGAGGCCCTGACAGGCAGCCTGAAGGTCCCACTCACAACGCTCAGATCCTGAGTGTGAGGACACGGGCTTTTAGGCCacaacttctgtctttaactcgtcactacagccacagttttttaGCTATTGATATCATTTTTTCACTCGTCCATAGTCagacttgtcttctttctaatgatgtgcctggttaaGCCCTCGGACCTAAACTTTAGCctgtagctgcctcaaagcacagagagttccagaaatcctcccattcactctaatgcatttgtctgtgagacttttcagggaaacacagaggtacaagattttgaaattgcgactgtggccacaatgttAGTCTTCATAAAACTAGAAataccagttgctcatttaAGCCTTGGCAAgtaaaattattttttgttaGCTATAATTGTtgcaacaagcctgtttagcaggggtccaactctgctttcacagcgcAGAATGGAGCTGACTTTCCCGCCTTTCGGCCACAGagaccattcaaatatcaaaatattcagcattTTAAGGA
Above is a window of Betta splendens chromosome 9, fBetSpl5.4, whole genome shotgun sequence DNA encoding:
- the LOC114861928 gene encoding LOW QUALITY PROTEIN: RING finger protein 214-like (The sequence of the model RefSeq protein was modified relative to this genomic sequence to represent the inferred CDS: inserted 2 bases in 1 codon; deleted 2 bases in 1 codon); translation: MDVSGATFSPPPGEEYRQRAVCGPEEQNVQPELAHMTLQDADAGNVAVQQETCYENRGPWAQTDLVPKDQAVQTDGTTEDLGINTDADWENQVEAMNEYSSKLMQQYESLMKKHGQEEVAHEKHIQQLQRKKEEAIRQHQALLVKLESVRVKLQLNNSKATRKNFLAKNQEMTAEKNKAEEERNRLAKELEESETKLTALTGEQREEAXRWRGELEELGREMEQVREEAQEAELTALQDEIAAVETQRDVAMTRIETWLREVQQYLNALRAEFPQQYPQERREWEKKEGLVRSSRVELQGRFQEVLLQLQQGEELEALPRINTPSLPQVPMADVRFKQVMQAHSAPSPPPPNPVHRPLPPHRHPHYVPQPQEPYHRPQYRHHYPDPHHNPPQEHYFSTTPPPLHQFQQPQLQAYVRAPAPSLSPSPPFQPVHPVIPSPPPPAAVSAPTPSSAPAGKLDKVLEKLRIKFPQCDRAQLTSLLQQVKSSRGTLAGMTMEEVMEQVGLRLAQNERAAPGPISRPPPPGPIQRPPPPMHRAARAQKLCLMCQKHMDPESRHPLSCSHVIHKECIRVWLQASKNNSCPFCPTK